Sequence from the Paenibacillus tundrae genome:
TCCTCAAGGGAGAGATTAGATATTTTCTCTTTTTTCTCTACCTTCTTATTACGGAACGCTGCAACAAAAGCTGCCAACGTGTCATCATTCGTATTATATAGAAGCTCTTCGGAAAGTTTACGCTCATGCTCTGGAATCGACGCATACCGTTCGAGCTTCTCTGTATTTACAATCGCGTAATCAAGACCCGCCTTCGTACATTCATACAGGAATACGGAGTTCAATACTTCACGGCCAGCCTCCGGAAGTCCAAAGGAGATGTTACTAATCCCCAGAATCGTGTGAACCTCAGGCATGGCTTGCTTAATTACGCGAATCCCTTCAATTGTTTCCTTAGCCGACCCAATGTACTGCTCATCCCCCGTACCAACAGGGAACACCAGTGTATCGAAAATCAAGTCTTCTGGATTAAGACCATATTTGTTCACCAAAAGATCGTAGGAACGCTTGGCTACGTCAAGTTTATCTTCTCTGCTAATCGCTTGGCCGCGCTCATCTATGGTGCCGACAACAACTGCTCCGCCATACTTGTGAATGAGGGGGGTAACCAGTTCGAATTTTTCTTCGCCATCCTCAAGGTTAATGGAGTTAATTATCGCTTTACCCTGAGAGTACTGAAGCGCAAGATCAATGACTTGAGCATCCGTTGTATCAATCATCAGTGGAACTTTAACCTTCTTCACGACCAGCTCAAGGAATTTCTCCATATCTTCCGCTTCTTCGCGATCCGGATCTTGAACGCAGACATCGACAATGTGAGCGCCACTTTTCACTTGAGCACGGGCAATCTCGGAAGCTTCTTCATATTTCCCTTCAACGATCAGTCGCTTGAATTTCCGTGATCCAAGCACGTTTGTTCGTTCACCCACCATGTAAGGACGATTGTCTTGTTCAACATAGACAGGATCAATGCCTGAAAGTGCAGGCGGATGAGTTCCGTTCATTTGTCTTGGAGGATATTGGTCAAGCGTGTCACGCATTGCTCGAATATGGGCAGGGGTTGTCCCGCAACACCCACCAGCAATGTTCAACCAACCTTGTTCGGCAAAAGCACCGATTTTTTGCGCAAGCGATTCAGGTGATTCATGATAGTTACCATTCTCATCTGGAAGGCCAGCATTAGGATAACAACTCACAGCCACAGATGCCATACCAGATAGTGAACGAATGTGGTCACGCATGAATTCCGGCCCTGTTGCACAGTTTAGTCCAACCGAAATTGGGTTAAGGTGTTCTAAGGATATATAAAAGGCTTCAATGTTCTGACCAGCAAGAGTGGTTCCCATAGGCTCAATCGTTCCCGAGATCATAAGAGGCAGTTTCACACCGCTCTGGTCAAAAGCCAATTGAATCCCAATGCTGCCTGCTTTTACATTTAAGGTATCCTGGGAAGTTTCAAGCAGTAGCGCATCAACGCCTCCCTCAATTAAAGCGAGAGCTTGCTCGAAATAGCTATCGATAAGTTCCTGGAACGTAGTGCCGCCAGTAACAGATAGTGTTTTGGTTGTTGGTCCCATTGCTCCCACAACATACCGTGGAGACTCAGGCGTTGAGAATTTGTCCACTGCAGCTTTAGCAATTCTTGCCGCTTCCAAATTAATCTCGCGGGCACGATCCTGAATATCGTATTCAGCCAATACGACAGAGGTAGCTCCAAACGTATTGGTCTCGATCAAATCGGCTCCCGCCTCCAGATATTCTTCATGAATACGCTGGATAATGTCAGGTCTTGTAAGTACGAGCATCTCGTTACACCCGTCCAGATCTTCACCGCCAAAATCTGCGCCGGTAAGATCAACCTGTTGAATCATGGTCCCCATTGCACCGTCGAGGATTAATATTCGTTGTTTTATTGCATCGTGTAGACTAAGCTTATCCAATATCTTCACCCCCGCAAAACGTTAAATCTTAGTTTAACAGAAACTAACTTATTGTGAAAGATCGGTTTTAACCGTGCTCAAGCGGTTTTTAGGCACACTGTGACAAAATGTGAATCGACAAAATTCGTTGCAGCCGATATAATATCAATTAAACCAAGTGGAAAAGAGGGAAAGAACATGGCTGAAATTGTAATCCGAAATACGAACGAACGTATCACTGGAGACGAGAATGTTCGAAATTTCTTAGACAAATATGAAGTACTCTACGAAAAATGGGACGCGTCTAAATTAGACTCCGAGCTGCAAAACAACTTTGCACTTACGGATGATCAAAAAAGCGCCGTTCTCGAAACCTTCGACCATGAGATTAAAGACTTAGCTGCACGTCGCGGGTATCAGATTTGGGATGTAATCACTTTATCTGAACAAACCCCTGACATTGAGGAGAAACTCGCTAAGTTTGAAGAAATTCATACCCATGCGGAGGATGAGATCCGTGCAATCGTAGCGGGTAAAGGTATTTTTGTTATTAAAGCCACTGATGATGTAGGTTATTTTAATGTTGAGTTGTCTCCTGGAGACGTTATTTCTGTACCAGAAAGCACACCGCACTTCTTCACATTAATGGAGAACAAACAAATTATCGCTGTTCGACTCTTTATCGAGAAAAATGGCTGGATTGCTGATCCATATCCAGATCCTACATTCATTAAACAAGCTCAAAATTAATCACATACAGGATTGTGTGTGCTCAACAAACCCCCTGTTCCGCGGAACAGGGGGTTTTGTGTATGAAGTCATTATACACCAATTGTATTTTTATATGAAATAATGTGGATATTTACTTTTAATCGTTTCCTGCTCCACCACAACAAGACGAAGATGCTGCTCCATTACTTCAACTGCTTGATCTGTCTTGCGTTCCGTAATAAGTTGATAAATTTCCTTGTGTTGAGAAATGATATTGCTGGCGTTGGAAACCTCAGAGAGCCGCAATATCCGTAATCGATTAAAGGGAATATTAAGCTGTTGAAGCATTTTCCAAGTTCTCATTTTTCCTGTAGCTAGAAATAGAATCTGATGAAATTCCTCGTCCAATTCAAACAATCTGTAAAAATTGTTTTTATCCGCGCTCACTTCTTGCATCGCGATATTGGTTTCCATTTTGAACTTGTATTCATCATCAAACGAGGAACAAGCGAGCGTAACGATTTCTTTCTCAATCTTCTCTCTCATGAAGCGTCCTTCTTCAACATGCTCCAGATTAATCTTGGAAACAATGGTTCCGCTCTGAGGAATGATATCCAGCAGCTCCTCTTCGGCAAGCTTCATAAATGCTTCACGTACTGGGGTTCTACTAACCTGCAATTCATCAGCAATTTCTTTCTCCGAAATCTTGGTTCCAGGTTCAAGCTCTAGATGAAATATGCGTTCCTTGATGAGGTTGTATGAATAAGCTCGGGTCGAGCCTCTAATCTTCTGGTGAAGTGACATCGCTTAACCTCTTTCTATCAGCCGTATCCACCCATACTACCACAAATTGCCGTCCCACTAAAACTAGGTCAGTGAAACGGCAATAGGTACTAGGGTACATTACAGATTAGATACCATTACTGATTATTTTCTTTGTATTTCTTGTACGTATCATTTGAGATTTCAATATATTGTGACAAGCCTTGTTTTTCTAACTCTTCTACAAAAGCATCAAACTCCGAAATATCACGATCTCCTAAGATGAATTTAAGTGTATTCTGATCCGTGTAGTCCTTCAAGGGAGTGCTTAACAATGTAACCTGTTCACGATCAATGTCGGAGTATGGGATAGGCGGTTCAGCCGGAATGACTTCCTTGGTATCCTTCATAGCCTGTTGGAACTTTAACTCTTCCTCGCTAAACATCGAGTGAAGCAGATCTGTCGTTCCGCCATAGGCAAATACACCACCTGAAAAGCCATAATCAATACGTAAATCCTTCGTTCCTTTTGGATTCAATCCGTTGTAATTCACGTCATCCGCTAATTTGCGCACACCATCTTGTTTGGTATACGTCTCTCCTTCAACACCCCATTTGGCAAATTCCTGACCTTCGTCACTGTAATATAACCAGTCAATAAATTGCAGCGTTGCTTGGAAGTAATCGTTATCTTTAATTTTGCCTGAAATCATGACCCCGTTCTCAAGTCTAGAGCCAGACATCAGTTGACCTTTCGGTCCACCAGGTACAGTGATTTTGGCAATGGAGAAGTTCCCTTCACCTAATGTTTTGTTCATATCATTCCGGTGTAGTACAAGGGTTTGCGAGTTACCGTTAATCATAAAGGATTTACCAGAGACAAATTTTTGAGTAGCCTGATCATCATCTTGTGTAAAGCTTTCTTTGTCCAGAAGTCCCTCAGACACCAACTTGTTAAAGTACGTCAGCATCTCCTTGTACTCTGGTGTCGTTGCAGTATATACGAACTCATCCTGATCTTTCTTGTAAGTCAAACCGTTACCAAAACCCCACCCACCTTTTGTTCCAAAACCAGTGGCAGCAATGTTCAACGTGCTGTTGAATTCAAAGCGATCGGAGAACGGAATGGAATCCGGATAAATTTCTTTAAGCTTTTTAGCTGCATCATATAACTCTTCCCATGTCGTAGGGATCGCAATATTATTTTTCTCAAACAGATCCGTTCTGACAATCAGTGTGTAATCTGGCCAGACTTCTTCATGAAGACCTGGGAGCACATAATATTTTCCATCCTCTTGTCGCAGTCCTTCTAGCTCATCTTCCAGTCCCCACTTCTCCACCTTATCCTTGAAGTTAGGCATCATATCAACATAATCACTTACTGGCAGAATCGCACCTGAAGATACAAAGGCTGACTCTTCACCAGGGTATGTTTTTGGAATTACCAAAGGCGCGTCACCAGAACTGATCAAAAGGGATCTTTTCTGAGGATAATCACTCATGGGAACAATCGTTGGATCCAATGTTACGCCCGTTAGCTCCGTTATTTTCTTGATTAATAGCCAATCCTTATTGTAAGGATACGATGGATGATCACTATACAGAATTGGAAGTTTGAATGGTTCCGTGGCTTTAAACGTATCGCCGACATTATACGATTCCATTGCCCCTAACGTCTCAGCTTCTACTTTCCCTTCACTGCCACCTCCGCTACTACAGGCTGCCAGTACAACACTCATCATTGTTGCCAAAACCATCTTGCCTACAAGTTTACGTGGTCTGCGTTTCATTTCGTTACCCCCTGCATGTGGTTTAAGTTTGGCCTTAAAATTCAAATGAGAACTATATCGAATTGGGACTATTGTTTAACTGACCCCAACATGATACCGGTTACAAAGTATCTCTGAACAAATGGATAAATCGTGAGAATAGGTAAAATGGTAAGTACCATTGTAACGGATTTAATATTTGCGGCAATTTGAGTTAAGTTATCGGCCGAAGCACCTGCTGAAGCTCCACCGGTCGCGCCAGCGATCATATTACGCAAGTAAATCGTAACGGGAAAAAGTTCCTTTTTGTCGAGGTACAGGAATGCGGGAAACCAGGAATTCCAATGACCTACTGCATAAAATAGAACCATTGTTGCCATGACAGCTTTACTTAGTGGCAGTATAATTCTCAGCAAGATTCCATACGTATTCAGTCCATCAATAGCTGCGGCTTCCTCTAACTCCTCAGGCATATTTTCAAAGAATGATTTCATAATTAACATGTTATAGATACTAATTGCACCAGGAACTACAATTGCCCACATCGTATTGTTGAAACCAAGATAATTAATCAACACATAGTTTGGAATCAAACCTCCACTAAAGAACATCGTGAATACCGCAAACATGGTTAGAAATTTTCGTCCCATGAGTCTTTTCTTGGAGAGAGCATACGCAAAGATCGTTGTCATGAACATCGAAATCAACGTACCAACAACACTGTAGATAATTGTATTCTTATAATTGGTCCAGAACATGCTGTCCGCGGAGATCGTTTTGTACGTTTCTACATTAAAACCTCTTGGGAACAAGCTTACCTGACCTGAGTTAATGTAGGACTCGCTGCTGAATGATTGGGCTACAACATTAAGGAACGGATAAAGCGTAATGAATACAACAAGGATCAGAAAGATGGCGTTAAATACTTTGAACACTTTATAGGACTTAGATTCAATCATGCTGCCCCTCCTCTACCACAAGCTTCGCTGTGTCAGTCTGCGTGAGATTGCGTTAACCGAGAATACCAGAATCAATCCAATCACAGATTCAAATAACCCAATCGCGGTTGCATAACTAAAGTTACCTGTTCCCATACCGACGCGGTATAGATAGGTTGAAATCACGTCAGAAGTTTCATATATAAGCGGGTTGTATAAGAGCAAAATTTTCTCAAAACCAACAGCTAAGAAATTACCCATGTTCAATATAAGCAAGGTGACAATCGTTGGTAAAATACCTGGGATCGTAACATGAATTGTTTGTTTCCATCGGTTTGCTCCATCGATACGGGCTGCTTCATATAAGGAGTCATCGATCGTTGTCAGTGCCGCAAGATACAAAATGGCTCCCCATCCCATTCCCTGCCAAATTTCAGAGGTAATATAGATGGTTCTAAACCACTCTGCTCTTTGCATGAACGGAATGCTCTCACCCGTAAAAAAGGAGACTAGACTATTAATAGAACCATTTACTGAGGTCAATTGTAGAATCATGCCTGCTACGATTACGATAGACAGAAAATGTGGAAGGTACGAAGCAGTTTGCACGAATTTTTTGAAACGTTTGCTTTTCACTTCATTTAGCAAAAGGGCAAAAATGATTGGAACTGGAAAAGTAAATAGCAATGCGAGTCCACCTAACATTAACGTATTGCTAAACACTTTCCAGAAAGTTGGATCTTGGATGAACATTTGAAAGTATCTTAGTCCAACCCAGGTTTCTCCAAAGATGCTTCCCCCTGGTACAAAACGTCTAAATGCAATAATATTACCGATCATTGGTCCATATTTGAAAATAATAAGGTAAATAATGGGTAGAATTAACAATGAGTACAACTGCCAATCCTTGCGGAACATTGCTCCCATTGTTCTAAGCTTGCTCTCTTTACGTAAAGATGTCATCGTTAGTGTGGCTTTAGCTGTTTCAGACTCCATGTGTCACTCACTCCGATCCCTATCTTGATAATGTAACTGAGAAACAAAACTCCAATTACGACTCCACCTCTTCTTTGTGATGAAGACTATACCAACAGACCAATCTCACCCCCACTACGGAATAAACAAGCTGTAAATGTAAGCGATATCATTTTATTGGGTGATGTTGCATTCTCTAAGCGTTTTCCTCAGAGCAGCGTTGAATCTTTATCTTCTGTATTCCATTTAACTGAATCAAAGTTATGTAAAGCGCTTACAAAATAATTAAAAATAAATGTGGTATACTCAAACATCTCAATAAAACCAATATTTGAATTAACCACCCATCTCTTTTCCATATACTAGTCATACTAGTATGTTAGTTATATTCTAATCCAGGTAATACATTATTTCAATAACTTTTACAAAAAAATAATCGTTGGCTATGCTCTTAACAGTTGCTGATTTTTTTAAAAACAAAAAAACATCAATAACCGCGCTGGATGAACTTTCATCTCAAGACGAGTCATTGATGTTTGGTAATTAATCAACATCGTAAATCTCTTTAGAATGTAGAAATAATACGTTCCAATTCCGAAAGATGCTTAATCTCATGATCAGGTGTATACGTTTCGGCGTTCTCTTTGTTCTCGCGATTAATCCATACTGACTTAATCCCAGTTGATAAAGCACCGCGAATATCCGTCGTGAGCTTGTCTCCAACCATCATACTCTCTTCAGGTTGAACACCTAATTTGTCTAAAGCATACTGGAAGATAGATGGATCAGGTTTACCTTTACCAAAAGAACCAGAGATAATGATTTCATCAAAGAAAGGTACGATCTCAGGAACACCATCTAACTTCTCTTGTTGAAGAGCTGGACAACCATTCGTTAAAAGCAAAAGTTTGAACTTTCCTTGAAGATGACGTAACGTATCCATCGTTTCCTCATAGATATGAGGTCTCGATCTACGCTCTGCCCCAAACTGGGATGCCAATCTGTCCGCAAGATCTTTACGATCCACACCCAATTTCAAGAGACCACGATACCATGAATCCCTACGATACACTGGAGCAAGCTGCTCTAACTGGCGAAACTCCGGTTGATCACCACCTGTGAAGTTGGCCCACAGACCTTCAAATGGGTTGATTCCAATCATCTTGGTGAACGCAAATGTCTCGTAGGATTCATACAGATTCCGTGCTTCATTACGAACAGCTTCTTCAAGTTCCGCCGGATCAACGCCTGTCTCTTGCGCAGCTATAAGACAAGTTTCATGGAATGCTTCTCTAACACTGCGCTCATCCCATAACAATGTATCGTCTAGATCGAACAAAATCGCTTTTAACGTCATTACGGTCATCTTCCCCTTTATGCAGTAATTACTTTTGCTCGTAAGTTTCCACAGTAATCTGATGCGACTTAGCAAATCTCAAAAGACGCTCAGTAATCGCATCCGTATCGTAACGATTCAACAATTTGGTGAATACCCATCTCTTGCCACGACCGTTGTGTTCAATGACAACTGAGCCAGGCTCAATTCGGAACTTCACGATATCGTCAACGCCGATCGACCGTTCACGGTTACCTTTAATTGTCGCAATCGTACTGTTTCCAATCTTAAGGTAAGGACGACGAAGGAGAAAAATTACTGCCAAAAATACGTACAGCAGCATAGTAACCCAATCCCAGGTTGTCATTGGAGCTTTCACAAGAAATGTACTCATAAACAGATACAGAAATGCAAGTCCTATCAAGAATATAGGGAACAACAGGCTGCGACCTTTAAAAATATCGACTCCTGGTGTACCTGAAACTTGCTGACCACTCTTTTTGCGTTGTTGATTCAACTGCTTAGAATTTTTCCGAACCGTTCTCTCGAACGAACGAGCCATGAGAATCCCCCTTATTGTCTTTGTATCGGCTTACATGACTGTAAACCAAAAGTTCCCTCTTATAAGAAAAACGTCTATCGACGTACTTTCAAAGAAGACAGACCGCGCTTAACTGAAGTTTTTCTTGCGATAATCGAATTGTTCAGCTTCGCCTGAAAACTTATAAATTCAATTATCTAAAAAAAACAGCAATCTCAAATAACAGTAAGAAACCTAAATATCGTAATGATATCATTAGGTTTCTCTAGTGTTTGAGTTTGCCTTGGCGGCCTTGATCTTTCTCATCATCCACAATTTCAATGGAATCTAACTGTTGTCTGAAATTGCTACGGATGTTGTTCAAATAAATCTCTCTAAGTTTAGCACGCTCAGCAAGCTCTTCCTCGGATAAACCAGTAGATTTCTGTTTGCGAGCCAATTCGTTAATACGTGCTACTAGGCTATCTATATCCAATCTTGTCCCCTCCAAAATTACAAAGTCATATTAACTTTGACATGATCAGGACGGGTTGTCAAGGTCAGCGGCGGTTAGCTGGTTAGAATCTACTCTTTATTGGGAAATCTGGGGCAAAACCAGTACTTGTCCAGCTCGAATTGTAGTCGATTGAAGTTGGTTCACTTGCTTAATTGCTTCTATATATACACGCGTGTCCATGCTCTCCGGTTTGTAATCTACAGAAATACTCCATAAAGTATCACCTTCAGAAACTGCAATTTTTCCTCCGGGCAACAAATCGTTCTCATTCCCGGCAAATACAGTGAGCACTGTACTGCATCCAACGATTATAATGAAAGCCGCCAAAGACAGTTTCAAAATCCAGGTTGGCATCTTTAACTGTGCAAATGATTTTTGGAAATTACCTATGTTAGTCTTAACCGCTTCGGAATTTACTGGTTCATAAATACTTTGATAAGTTGAATATCTCATTAAAAATCGACCTCCAAACATTTGTTCCTATCTGTTGAAATCAATATAACACGAACATTTGTTTTGTTCAACAACTTTTTTAGAACAATTGTTCGCTTATTTTTCGCTTCATTTCCGACTTAATTCTTCCTCAAGTTGTTCCTTTAGTCGCAAGTTGTATTTTCAATGCTTAAAATTCCATCTTTTTGTAGCAATTTTCTTGATTTTATCCCATTTTATTTAGAACTTATGTTTGTACGAACGGAGGTTCTATGTTATAATTTTCCCAAACGTTACTAAATGGGGTTGATACGGTATGTCGAAGATATCCAGCAGGCAACAGGCTATTCTGGAGTTTATACGCAATGAAGTCCGGTTGAAGGGGTATCCTCCTTCCGTACGGGAAATTGGAGAAGCTGTTGGACTAGCTTCCAGCTCTACGGTTCACGGACATTTGGATCGTTTGGAGAAGAAAGGTCTTATTAGAAGAGACCCAACGAAACCAAGAGCTATCGAATTGTTAAGCCAAGAAGAATCAGAGCACTCCCACCAGTTCGCTCACAGCGTTGCTCGCATTCCTGTTGTGGGTAAAGTTACTGCCGGTGTTCCTATCACAGCAACCGAGAACATTGAGGACTACTTCCCTCTTCCTACTCATTATGTAGGCGAACAAAAGGTATTTATGCTTTCTGTCGTAGGAGATAGTATGATTGAAGCAGGTATTGTAAATGGAGACTATGTGATTGTACGTCAACAACAAACTGCTGATAACGGTGATATCGTTGTTGCCATGACTGAGGATGACGAAGCTACAGTGAAAACCTTCTATAAAGAAAAGGATCATATTCGTCTTCAGCCGGAGAATGCCACATTTGAACCGCTGCGCTTGAAGCATGTTAGCATCTTAGGTAAAGTTATTGGTCTTTTCCGCGATATTCATTAATAAGGTTTGATTTTCAGTCTTCAATTTCTACACATGAAGTGAAATACACAAAAGAGGCTGTCCTATTGTTTAGGACAACCTCTTTTTTTCGTTACTTTTAACTAATGAAATAGTTGACGATTATTCGCTACGTTTCATAATACTTTTGTGATGGGAGAACACATCAAAGCTTTGCTGTCCATGATACGAACCCATACCACTTTCCCCCACGCCCCCAAATGGCAGGTAATGCGAAGTCATATGAGATAGCGTATCATTAATACAGCCTCCACCAAAGGATACTTGATTCAGAACTTGCTCCTGTAATTGCTCATCTTGTGTGAATAGATATAACGCCAATGGTTTTGGACGACGAACAATCTCATCTAACACGGGGTTAAGATCTTGATAGGTCATGACCGGAAGAATCGGGCCAAAAATCTCTTCCTGCATTATTGCTGAACTCCAGTCAACATCCCCTAATACTGTCGGTTCAATAAGCAGTTGATCACGTTCAGAACGACCACCAATCAGCGCTTTACCATCTTCCAGGAATCTCGACACTCGATCAAAGTTACGGGCATTAACAATGTGTGGGAAATCAGAGTTCTTCATTACGTCATTTCCGAATTTGTCCTGAATCTCTTCTTGAATTAACGCAATCAATGCATCATGTACCTGTTCATGTACAAATAAATAATCTGGTGCTACGCAGGTTTGTCCAGCATTGAGGTATTTACCCCGTACAACACGCTGAGCCGTAAGCTTCAGATCCGCATCCTTGTGAACAATGACCGGGCTTTTGCCTCCCAGTTCCAACGTAACCGGAGTCAGATGTTCAGCAG
This genomic interval carries:
- a CDS encoding aldehyde dehydrogenase, producing the protein MNQAKQLVSEQRTFFYTGQTKNVEYRIHALQQLRVGIEKYQQRILDALRADLNKSEAEGYGSEIRIVLGELDFALEHLEEWATPKSVPTAAAIPDGVSTIYAEPYGVALIIAPWNYPFQLAFGPLIGAIAAGNCAVIKPSELTPTVSHLINDLIQDVFPREYIAVMEGEVETSTELLNEHFDYIFFTGSTGVGRVVMKAAAEHLTPVTLELGGKSPVIVHKDADLKLTAQRVVRGKYLNAGQTCVAPDYLFVHEQVHDALIALIQEEIQDKFGNDVMKNSDFPHIVNARNFDRVSRFLEDGKALIGGRSERDQLLIEPTVLGDVDWSSAIMQEEIFGPILPVMTYQDLNPVLDEIVRRPKPLALYLFTQDEQLQEQVLNQVSFGGGCINDTLSHMTSHYLPFGGVGESGMGSYHGQQSFDVFSHHKSIMKRSE